The following are encoded together in the Parabacteroides chongii genome:
- the mobB gene encoding conjugal transfer protein MobB has protein sequence MVAKISVGSSLYGAIAYNGEKINEAQGRLLTTNRIYNDGSGTVDIGKAMEGFLTFLPPQMKIEKPVVHISLNPHPEDVLTDIELQNIAREYLEKLGFGNQPYLVFKHEDIDRHHLHIVTVNVDENGKRLNRDFLYRRSDRIRRELEQKYGLHPAERKNQRLDNPLRKVAASAGDVKKQVGNTVKALNGQYRFQTMGEYRALLSLYNMTVEEARGNVRGREYHGLVYSVTDDKGNKVGNPFKSSLFGKSAGYEAVQKKFVRSKSEIKDRKLADMTKRTVLSVLQGTYDKDKFVSQLKEKGIDTVLRYTEEGRIYGATFIDHRTGCVLNGSRMGKELSANALQEHFTLPYAGQPPIPLSIPVDAADKAHGQTAYDSEDISGGMGLLTPEGPAVDAEEEAFIRAMKRKKKKKRKGLGM, from the coding sequence ATGGTCGCAAAAATCAGTGTAGGAAGTTCGTTGTACGGCGCGATTGCCTACAACGGGGAGAAGATTAACGAGGCGCAGGGGCGGCTTCTCACCACCAACCGCATCTACAATGACGGTTCGGGAACGGTGGACATAGGCAAGGCGATGGAGGGTTTTCTCACCTTCCTGCCACCGCAGATGAAGATCGAGAAGCCGGTGGTGCATATCTCTCTCAACCCGCACCCGGAGGATGTGCTGACCGATATTGAGTTGCAGAATATCGCCCGCGAGTATCTGGAAAAACTCGGTTTCGGAAACCAGCCTTATCTTGTATTCAAGCACGAGGACATCGACCGCCACCACCTGCACATCGTGACGGTCAACGTGGACGAGAACGGGAAAAGGCTCAACCGGGATTTTCTCTACCGCCGCAGCGACCGTATCCGCAGGGAACTGGAACAGAAGTACGGATTGCATCCGGCAGAACGTAAAAATCAGAGATTGGATAATCCGTTGCGCAAGGTGGCCGCATCGGCAGGTGATGTGAAGAAGCAGGTAGGCAACACCGTGAAGGCTCTGAATGGGCAGTACCGTTTCCAGACGATGGGCGAATACCGTGCGCTCCTTTCCTTATATAATATGACGGTGGAGGAAGCGAGGGGCAACGTGCGCGGACGGGAGTATCACGGGCTGGTCTATTCCGTCACGGACGACAAGGGTAACAAGGTGGGCAACCCGTTCAAATCCTCGCTTTTCGGGAAGTCCGCAGGCTATGAAGCCGTACAGAAGAAGTTTGTCCGTTCCAAATCGGAAATCAAGGATAGGAAACTGGCAGACATGACGAAACGCACCGTCCTTTCCGTGCTGCAAGGCACTTATGACAAGGACAAATTTGTATCCCAACTCAAAGAGAAGGGCATCGACACCGTACTGCGCTACACAGAGGAAGGGCGCATCTATGGGGCTACCTTCATCGACCACCGCACGGGATGCGTGCTGAACGGTTCGCGCATGGGTAAGGAGCTTTCGGCGAATGCCTTGCAGGAACACTTCACCCTGCCATACGCCGGACAACCGCCGATACCGCTATCCATCCCTGTGGATGCTGCGGACAAGGCACACGGGCAGACCGCCTACGACAGTGAAGATATATCGGGCGGTATGGGCTTGCTCACTCCCGAAGGTCCGGCGGTAGATGCCGAGGAAGAGGCTTTCATCCGGGCGATGAAGCGCAAAAAGAAGAAAAAACGCAAGGGCTTGGGTATGTAA
- the mobA gene encoding conjugal transfer protein MobA: protein MKEKRKSKSGRNPKLDPAVYRYTVRFNEEEHNRFLAMFGKSGVYARSVFLKAHFFGQPFKVLKVDKTLVDYYTKLSDFHAQFRAVGTNYNQVVKELRLHFSEKKAMALLYKLEQHTVELVKLSRRIVELSREMEAKWSQKSV, encoded by the coding sequence ATGAAAGAGAAAAGGAAAAGCAAATCAGGGAGAAATCCCAAACTTGATCCGGCGGTGTACCGGTACACCGTCCGTTTCAACGAGGAGGAACACAACCGTTTCCTCGCCATGTTCGGAAAATCGGGTGTCTATGCACGGTCTGTTTTCCTCAAAGCGCACTTCTTCGGGCAACCGTTCAAGGTGCTGAAGGTGGACAAGACGTTGGTGGACTATTACACCAAACTGTCGGATTTTCATGCACAATTCCGTGCCGTGGGTACGAATTACAACCAAGTCGTGAAGGAACTGAGGCTGCATTTTTCAGAGAAAAAGGCGATGGCGTTGCTCTACAAATTAGAGCAACACACCGTCGAACTCGTGAAACTGAGCCGCCGGATTGTGGAACTTTCAAGGGAAATGGAGGCAAAATGGTCGCAAAAATCAGTGTAG
- a CDS encoding ParA family protein, which yields MKEATYVAISTQKGGAGKTTLTVLVASYLHYVKGYNVAVVDCDFPQYSIHDMRKRDMKAVMEDEHYKVLAYEQLKRLKKNPYPIRCSRAEDAISTAENLVEAQPDLDFVFFDLPGTINNADVVQTISKMDYIFTPIIADRVVMESSIKFATVINEQMISTGKSGIKGIYLVWNMVDGREKTELYKAYDKVCAEFALPILETYLPDSKRFRKETAAERKAVFRSTAFPADKTLIRGSNLDKLADEILGIIKS from the coding sequence ATGAAAGAAGCAACTTATGTGGCAATCTCCACGCAGAAAGGTGGAGCGGGTAAGACAACCCTGACAGTGCTTGTGGCAAGCTACCTGCACTATGTGAAAGGCTATAACGTAGCCGTAGTGGACTGCGATTTTCCGCAGTACAGCATCCATGATATGCGCAAGCGTGACATGAAAGCCGTCATGGAGGATGAGCATTACAAGGTGCTGGCGTATGAGCAGCTCAAGCGGTTGAAGAAAAATCCGTACCCAATCAGATGCAGCCGTGCGGAAGACGCGATAAGCACCGCCGAAAATCTGGTAGAAGCGCAGCCCGACCTCGATTTCGTGTTCTTCGACCTGCCGGGAACCATCAACAACGCCGACGTGGTACAGACCATTTCCAAAATGGACTATATCTTCACGCCCATCATCGCCGACCGTGTGGTGATGGAGAGTTCCATCAAGTTCGCCACTGTCATCAACGAACAGATGATAAGTACGGGCAAGTCCGGCATCAAAGGGATTTATCTCGTGTGGAACATGGTGGACGGACGCGAAAAGACAGAACTGTATAAGGCATACGACAAGGTCTGTGCCGAGTTCGCCCTGCCTATTTTGGAAACATACCTGCCTGATAGCAAGCGTTTTCGCAAGGAAACGGCGGCAGAACGCAAGGCGGTATTCCGATCCACAGCCTTCCCTGCGGACAAAACGCTGATACGCGGCAGTAACCTTGACAAACTTGCGGATGAGATTCTCGGTATCATTAAAAGCTGA
- a CDS encoding DUF3408 domain-containing protein, translated as MAKKTRIEDIDSEAVINSFRLDDTSIPPEARSAGGNAPSPPPKEATQEAAVSLPVPHYKEEPERRRRNGKLEKPDYDTVFMCGSNVTARLGKQVYIRKEYHDRIQKMLHVIGGNEVTIAAFLDNVLTHHFTLFQDEIAESFKRHMESYNL; from the coding sequence ATGGCAAAGAAAACAAGAATCGAGGACATCGACAGCGAAGCCGTAATCAACTCGTTCCGGCTGGATGATACAAGCATTCCACCGGAAGCGAGAAGTGCGGGTGGAAACGCACCTTCTCCACCTCCGAAAGAAGCGACACAAGAAGCAGCCGTTTCCTTGCCTGTCCCGCACTACAAAGAGGAACCGGAACGCAGGCGCAGGAACGGCAAGCTGGAAAAACCGGATTATGATACGGTATTCATGTGCGGGTCCAATGTAACGGCAAGGCTCGGCAAGCAAGTATATATCCGCAAGGAATACCACGACCGCATACAGAAAATGCTTCATGTAATCGGAGGCAACGAGGTGACTATCGCGGCTTTTCTTGACAACGTGCTGACACACCATTTCACGCTGTTCCAAGACGAGATAGCCGAATCGTTCAAACGGCATATGGAATCCTATAACCTATAA
- a CDS encoding DUF3408 domain-containing protein, whose amino-acid sequence MNNKKSMKRTKKNRQADCLQTEKRERTAARAAKCTTDYNQENTGGDFRKDKSRDKPLSTFLQASEIKTRQCIYISREIHEKVAIVASRMGNGLSIGKFVDNILRDHFRQYGTQYTEQIENAKKVKL is encoded by the coding sequence ATAAACAACAAAAAAAGTATGAAAAGAACAAAGAAGAACCGTCAGGCAGACTGCCTGCAAACAGAAAAGAGAGAGAGAACCGCTGCCCGTGCAGCAAAGTGTACAACCGACTACAATCAGGAAAATACCGGCGGTGACTTCCGCAAGGATAAAAGCAGAGACAAACCGCTCTCGACTTTCCTGCAAGCATCGGAAATCAAAACGCGGCAATGTATATACATCAGCCGCGAGATCCATGAGAAAGTCGCCATCGTTGCCAGTCGAATGGGAAACGGCTTAAGCATCGGCAAGTTCGTGGACAACATCCTCCGAGACCATTTCCGACAATACGGGACACAGTACACGGAGCAGATTGAAAACGCCAAAAAAGTGAAACTATGA
- a CDS encoding DUF4134 domain-containing protein has protein sequence MNKNIRQKFIISAALMIAATATASAQGNGLAGITEATSMVSSYFEPATKLIYAIGAVIGLIGGVKVYSKFSSGDPDTSKTAASWFGACIFLIVAATILRSFFL, from the coding sequence ATGAACAAGAACATCAGACAAAAGTTTATCATCTCTGCGGCACTTATGATCGCCGCCACCGCTACCGCTTCCGCTCAAGGAAACGGTCTTGCAGGCATCACGGAAGCCACCTCGATGGTGAGTTCGTATTTTGAACCCGCCACGAAACTCATCTACGCCATCGGCGCGGTGATCGGTCTTATCGGGGGCGTGAAAGTCTATTCAAAATTCTCGTCAGGAGACCCCGACACCTCCAAGACCGCCGCAAGCTGGTTCGGTGCGTGTATCTTCCTTATCGTAGCCGCCACCATCCTGCGCTCATTCTTCCTTTAA
- a CDS encoding DUF4133 domain-containing protein: protein MAEYPINKGIGRPVEFKGLKAQYLFIFCGGLLVLFVLFVILYMVGIGQWICIGFGAVSSSILVWQTFALNARYGEHGLMKLGAARSHPRYLINRRRITRLFTRKRKEETA from the coding sequence ATGGCTGAATACCCGATAAACAAGGGTATCGGCCGTCCGGTCGAGTTCAAGGGACTGAAAGCCCAGTACCTCTTCATCTTCTGCGGAGGTCTGCTCGTTCTCTTCGTCCTGTTCGTCATCCTCTACATGGTCGGCATCGGCCAGTGGATATGTATCGGCTTCGGTGCGGTATCGTCCTCCATCCTCGTATGGCAGACCTTCGCGCTGAACGCCCGGTACGGCGAACACGGGCTGATGAAGTTGGGAGCGGCACGGAGCCATCCCCGATACCTTATCAACCGGCGGCGGATCACCCGATTATTCACACGTAAACGAAAGGAAGAAACTGCATGA
- a CDS encoding TraG family conjugative transposon ATPase, protein MRNTSKMTTLENRFPLLAVEHGCIISKDADITVAFEVELPELYTVTSAEYEAIHGCWCKAIKVLPDFSVVHKQDWFIKEKYRPELQKDDMSFLSRSFERHFNERPYLKHTCYLYLTKTTKERNRMQSNFSTLCRGHIIPKELDRETAAKFMEATEQFERIMNDSGFVRLRRLSTDEIVGTDGKAGLLERYFSLLPEDNATLQDIELSAREMRIGDNRLCLHTLSDAEDLPGTVATDTRYERLSTDRSDCRLSFASPVGLLLPCNHIYNQYVIIDNSEENLQRFEKSARNMQSLSRYSRSNSINREWIDQYLNEAHSYGLTSVRAHFNVMAWSDDAEELKHIRNDVGSLLASMECVPRHNTIDCPTLYWAAMPGNAADFPAEESFHTFIEQAVCLFTEETNYRSSPSPFGIKMVDRLTGKPLHLDISDLPMKKGITTNRNKFVLGPSGSGKSFFMNHLVRQYWEQGTHVVLVDTGNSYQGLCEMIRRKTGGADGVYFTYTEEKPISFNPFYTDDYVFDVEKKDSIKTLLLTLWKSEDDKVTKTESGELGSAVNAYIERIKADRSIVPSFNTFYEYMRDDYRRELAEREIKVEKEDFNIDNMLTTMRQYYQGGRYDFLLNSTENIDLLGKRFIVFEIDSIKENRELFPVVTIIIMEAFINKMRRLKGVRKQLIVEEAWKALSSANMAEYLRYMYKTVRKYYGEAIVVTQEVDDIISSPVVKESIINNSDCKILLDQRKYMNKFDQIQALLGLTEKEKSQILSINMANNPSRFYKEVWIGLGDTQSAVYATEVSAEEYLAYTTEETEKVEVYRLAEQLGGDIEAAIRQLAERRRNRQ, encoded by the coding sequence ATGAGAAATACATCGAAAATGACTACACTGGAAAACAGGTTCCCGCTGCTGGCAGTGGAACACGGCTGCATCATCTCCAAAGACGCCGACATCACGGTGGCTTTCGAGGTGGAACTGCCGGAGCTTTATACCGTGACAAGCGCGGAGTACGAGGCGATACACGGCTGCTGGTGCAAGGCGATCAAGGTCTTGCCGGATTTCTCCGTCGTCCACAAGCAGGACTGGTTCATCAAGGAGAAGTACAGACCGGAGTTGCAGAAGGACGATATGAGTTTCCTCTCGCGGAGCTTCGAGCGTCATTTCAACGAGCGTCCGTACCTGAAACACACGTGCTACCTCTACCTGACCAAGACGACAAAGGAGCGTAACCGTATGCAGAGCAATTTCAGTACGCTGTGCCGGGGGCATATCATCCCGAAGGAGCTGGACAGGGAAACCGCCGCGAAGTTCATGGAGGCGACGGAACAGTTCGAGCGCATCATGAACGACAGCGGTTTTGTCAGGCTGCGCCGCCTCTCCACCGACGAGATTGTGGGGACGGACGGCAAAGCCGGGCTGCTGGAGCGGTACTTCTCGCTCCTGCCCGAAGATAACGCCACGTTGCAGGACATCGAGCTTTCGGCAAGGGAGATGCGCATCGGCGACAACCGGCTGTGCCTGCACACCCTTTCCGACGCGGAAGACCTGCCCGGCACGGTGGCGACAGACACCCGTTACGAGCGGCTGTCCACCGACCGCTCGGACTGCCGCCTCTCCTTCGCCTCCCCCGTGGGGCTGCTGCTGCCGTGCAACCACATTTACAACCAGTATGTGATTATCGACAACAGCGAGGAGAACCTGCAGAGGTTCGAGAAGTCCGCCCGCAACATGCAGTCGCTCTCCCGCTATTCAAGGAGCAACAGCATCAACCGCGAGTGGATAGACCAGTACCTGAACGAAGCCCATTCCTACGGTCTGACCTCTGTACGGGCGCACTTCAACGTCATGGCGTGGAGCGACGACGCGGAGGAGCTGAAGCATATCAGGAACGATGTGGGAAGCCTGCTGGCAAGCATGGAGTGCGTGCCGCGCCATAACACCATCGACTGCCCGACACTCTACTGGGCGGCCATGCCCGGCAATGCGGCGGACTTCCCTGCGGAGGAGAGTTTCCACACCTTCATCGAGCAGGCGGTGTGCCTCTTCACGGAGGAAACCAATTACCGCAGTTCGCCCTCGCCCTTCGGCATCAAGATGGTGGACAGGCTCACGGGAAAACCGCTGCATCTCGATATTTCCGACCTGCCGATGAAAAAAGGCATCACGACCAACAGAAACAAATTCGTGTTGGGGCCCAGCGGAAGCGGCAAATCCTTCTTCATGAACCACCTCGTGAGGCAGTATTGGGAGCAGGGCACGCACGTGGTACTGGTGGACACGGGAAACTCCTATCAGGGACTGTGCGAGATGATACGGCGCAAGACGGGCGGCGCGGACGGCGTGTATTTCACCTACACGGAGGAGAAGCCCATCAGCTTCAATCCGTTCTACACTGATGATTATGTGTTCGACGTGGAGAAGAAGGACAGCATCAAGACGCTGCTGCTGACGCTCTGGAAGTCGGAGGACGACAAGGTGACGAAAACGGAGAGCGGTGAACTGGGCAGTGCGGTGAACGCCTACATCGAACGTATCAAGGCAGACCGGAGCATCGTGCCCTCGTTCAATACTTTCTACGAGTATATGCGTGACGACTACCGCAGGGAACTGGCGGAGCGCGAGATAAAGGTGGAGAAGGAAGACTTCAACATCGACAACATGCTGACCACCATGCGGCAGTATTACCAGGGCGGACGCTACGACTTCCTGCTCAACTCCACGGAGAACATCGACCTGCTGGGCAAGCGGTTCATCGTCTTCGAGATTGATTCGATAAAGGAAAACCGCGAACTGTTCCCGGTAGTTACCATCATCATCATGGAGGCTTTCATCAACAAGATGCGACGGCTGAAAGGCGTGCGGAAACAACTGATAGTGGAAGAGGCTTGGAAGGCTCTTTCTTCGGCGAACATGGCTGAATATCTGCGTTATATGTACAAGACGGTCAGAAAATATTACGGTGAGGCAATCGTGGTGACGCAGGAGGTGGACGACATCATTTCCTCCCCCGTTGTTAAAGAGAGCATCATCAACAACTCGGACTGCAAGATACTTCTCGACCAAAGAAAGTACATGAACAAGTTCGACCAGATTCAGGCGTTGCTCGGACTGACGGAGAAGGAGAAGTCGCAGATACTCTCCATCAACATGGCGAACAACCCTTCAAGGTTCTACAAGGAGGTGTGGATAGGCTTAGGTGACACGCAGTCGGCGGTCTATGCCACCGAGGTGAGTGCGGAGGAGTATCTGGCATACACCACCGAGGAAACGGAGAAGGTGGAGGTTTACCGTCTGGCGGAGCAGCTGGGCGGCGACATCGAAGCCGCCATCCGGCAGCTTGCCGAAAGGCGGAGAAACAGACAATAA
- a CDS encoding DUF3876 domain-containing protein — protein MSISRMKMLKISECLIGLAVVMLQSCDMADNRRDQLCGNWTSMEGKPDVLIYKEGEAYKVTVFKRSGIRRRLKPETYLLQEENGNLFMNTGFRIDVSYNEATDVLTFSPNGDYVRASHEPENPAEE, from the coding sequence ATGAGTATTTCAAGAATGAAGATGCTGAAAATCAGCGAGTGTTTAATAGGATTGGCAGTCGTGATGCTACAATCCTGCGATATGGCGGATAACCGCCGCGACCAATTGTGCGGAAACTGGACAAGCATGGAAGGAAAGCCCGACGTGCTCATCTACAAGGAGGGCGAAGCCTACAAGGTGACGGTGTTCAAACGGAGCGGCATCCGCCGCAGGCTGAAACCGGAAACCTACCTCCTGCAGGAGGAGAACGGCAACCTGTTCATGAACACGGGATTCCGCATCGACGTGTCCTATAACGAGGCTACCGACGTGCTGACCTTCTCTCCGAACGGGGACTATGTGCGTGCAAGCCACGAACCGGAGAACCCGGCAGAAGAATAA
- a CDS encoding DUF4141 domain-containing protein: MKTRMAIAVCLCLLFAGRASAQWVVSDPGNLAQGIINASKNIVHTSKTATNMVNNFQETVKIYQQGKKYYDALKSVNNLVKDARKVQQTILMVGDITDIYVNNFQKMLHDGNFTPEELSAIAFGYAKLLEESNDVLTDLKNVVNITTLSMTDKDRMDVVERCYSKMKRYRNLVGYYTNKNISVSYLRAKKKNDLDRIMGLYGNMDERYW, encoded by the coding sequence ATGAAAACAAGAATGGCAATCGCCGTATGCCTGTGCCTGCTTTTCGCAGGCAGGGCTTCCGCCCAATGGGTGGTGAGCGACCCCGGCAATCTGGCGCAGGGTATCATCAACGCCTCGAAGAACATCGTCCACACCTCGAAGACCGCCACCAACATGGTGAACAACTTTCAGGAAACGGTGAAAATCTACCAGCAGGGCAAGAAATATTACGATGCGCTCAAATCGGTGAACAATCTCGTCAAGGATGCCCGCAAGGTACAGCAGACCATCCTGATGGTGGGCGACATCACGGACATCTATGTGAACAACTTCCAGAAGATGCTCCATGACGGGAACTTCACCCCCGAAGAGCTGTCGGCAATCGCCTTCGGCTATGCGAAGCTGTTGGAAGAGAGCAACGACGTGCTGACAGATTTGAAGAACGTGGTGAACATCACCACGCTCTCCATGACCGACAAGGACCGCATGGACGTGGTGGAGCGGTGCTACTCCAAGATGAAGCGTTACCGTAACCTTGTGGGTTACTATACCAACAAGAACATCAGCGTGAGTTACCTGCGTGCGAAGAAGAAGAATGACCTCGACCGCATCATGGGACTGTACGGGAACATGGACGAAAGATACTGGTAG
- the traJ gene encoding conjugative transposon protein TraJ, producing the protein MEFDNLHQILRSLYEQMMPLCGDMADVARGIAGLGALFYVACRVWQSLARAEAIDVFPMLRPFAVGLCIMFFPTVVLGTVNSILSPVVQGTAKLLETQTLDMNEYRKQKDKLEYEAKVRNPETAYLVSNEEFDKQLEELGWSPTDMMTMAGMYIDRGMYNMKKNIRDFFREILELMFQAAALVIDTIRTFFLVVLAILGPIAFAISVWDGFQSTLTQWFCRYIQVYLWLPVSDIFSTILAKIQVLMLQSDIERMQADPNFSLDSSDGVYIVFMIIGIIGYFTIPTVAGWIIQAGGMGSYGRGVTQLAGRGAALAGGVAGAAAGNAAGRVGRAGINMGKAAWNHTAGRLLKRK; encoded by the coding sequence ATGGAATTTGACAACCTTCATCAGATATTGCGCTCGCTTTACGAGCAGATGATGCCGCTTTGCGGTGACATGGCGGACGTGGCGAGAGGCATCGCCGGACTGGGCGCATTGTTCTACGTTGCCTGCCGGGTATGGCAGTCGCTGGCGAGAGCCGAAGCGATAGACGTGTTCCCCATGCTCCGCCCGTTCGCCGTCGGTCTGTGCATCATGTTCTTTCCGACAGTGGTGCTCGGTACGGTGAACAGCATTCTGTCACCCGTCGTGCAAGGCACTGCAAAACTGCTTGAAACACAGACGCTGGACATGAACGAATACCGCAAGCAGAAAGACAAGCTGGAATACGAGGCAAAAGTGCGCAACCCGGAAACCGCCTACCTTGTGTCCAACGAGGAGTTTGACAAGCAGCTGGAGGAACTGGGCTGGTCTCCCACCGACATGATGACGATGGCTGGAATGTATATAGACCGGGGGATGTACAACATGAAGAAGAACATCCGTGACTTCTTCCGGGAGATACTGGAACTGATGTTCCAAGCCGCCGCCCTCGTGATAGACACCATCCGCACGTTCTTCCTCGTGGTGCTGGCGATACTCGGCCCGATAGCCTTCGCCATTTCCGTGTGGGACGGCTTCCAGAGTACGCTCACGCAATGGTTCTGCCGCTATATACAGGTTTATCTGTGGCTTCCGGTATCGGACATATTCAGCACCATACTGGCGAAGATACAGGTGCTGATGCTGCAAAGCGACATCGAGCGTATGCAGGCTGACCCGAACTTCTCGCTGGATTCGAGCGACGGGGTGTATATCGTGTTCATGATTATCGGCATCATCGGCTACTTCACGATACCCACTGTTGCGGGCTGGATCATCCAAGCCGGTGGCATGGGCAGTTACGGGCGCGGTGTGACGCAGCTTGCCGGACGCGGAGCGGCTCTTGCAGGGGGTGTCGCAGGTGCTGCGGCAGGAAACGCAGCCGGGCGTGTCGGACGTGCCGGGATAAATATGGGCAAGGCGGCATGGAACCATACCGCCGGACGCCTTCTCAAACGGAAATAA
- the traK gene encoding conjugative transposon protein TraK gives MEFKSLKNIETSFRQIRLFGIVFLALCTVITVWSVWSSYRFAERQREKIYVLDNGKSLMLALSQDLSQNRPAEAREHVRRFHELFFTLSPEKSAIEHNVKRALLLADKSVYHYYSDFAEKGYYNRIITGNINQVLKVDSVVCDFDSYPYRAVTYATQKIIRQSNVTERSLVTTCRLLNSSRSDDNPNGFTIEGFTIIENKDLQTIKR, from the coding sequence ATGGAATTCAAGTCACTCAAGAACATCGAAACATCGTTCAGGCAGATACGCCTGTTCGGTATCGTCTTCCTCGCCCTTTGTACCGTGATAACGGTCTGGAGCGTGTGGAGTTCCTACCGCTTTGCGGAGCGGCAGAGGGAAAAAATCTATGTACTGGACAACGGCAAGTCGCTGATGCTGGCACTCTCGCAGGACCTTTCGCAGAACCGTCCGGCAGAGGCACGGGAACACGTGCGCCGCTTCCACGAGCTTTTCTTCACGCTCTCGCCGGAAAAGAGCGCGATTGAGCACAACGTGAAACGTGCCCTGCTGCTGGCGGACAAGAGCGTGTACCACTACTATTCGGACTTTGCCGAGAAGGGATACTACAACCGGATTATCACAGGGAACATCAACCAGGTGCTGAAGGTGGACAGCGTGGTGTGCGACTTCGACAGCTATCCCTACCGTGCCGTGACCTATGCCACGCAGAAGATCATCCGGCAGAGCAACGTCACCGAGCGCAGCCTCGTGACCACGTGCCGGCTGCTCAACTCGTCCCGTTCGGACGACAATCCGAACGGATTCACCATCGAGGGGTTCACCATTATCGAAAACAAGGATTTGCAGACAATCAAAAGGTAA
- a CDS encoding TraL conjugative transposon family protein: MKGKSIRKSQWNAYQKLHDKKKMWVARLKSYLDGLPPKTRRRIVLVMFAIFAALALHTFSKAVHDIGRSDGSRMRIDHAGQVELFVKPDKNNSFTPYYNMYGTDKERNKD, translated from the coding sequence ATGAAAGGAAAAAGTATAAGAAAATCACAGTGGAACGCATACCAGAAACTCCACGACAAGAAGAAAATGTGGGTGGCAAGGCTCAAAAGCTATCTGGACGGCTTGCCGCCGAAGACACGCAGGCGCATCGTGCTGGTCATGTTTGCCATTTTCGCCGCGCTTGCCCTCCACACCTTCAGCAAAGCCGTCCATGACATCGGCAGGAGTGACGGCAGCCGGATGAGGATAGACCACGCCGGGCAGGTGGAGCTGTTCGTGAAGCCTGACAAGAACAATAGTTTTACACCTTATTATAATATGTATGGAACAGACAAAGAACGAAACAAGGATTGA